The Halostagnicola larsenii XH-48 region GAACCCCCGCCGTTCGGACCGACGCTGCCCCAAAACGAGCCGTTCGTGTCAACGATGTGGATGACCAATTGATTTAATACTCTGGTGTGCCAAACCATGACTATGGCAACCTCACCCAGTGGTGCCGACGACGTGTTCGATCAATTCCTTGCGGATCGCGGCCACGATGTCACCGACGCCGGCTGGGAAAGTACATATAACAAGAAACAGTGTCCAGAGTGTGGTGGCATACACGATACGGCGGCGACGAACTGTAGCGTCTGTGGCTGGACACCACACCGCTGAGGATTCTCCTCCCGACGGCGGATCTGGATCACCCGAAAACCTTCTCGAGTCGAGTCGCTGCGTCCCGTCCTCGTGCTGACAACCATCCTCGAGGTCGGTTCTGGAAAACGCCGATTCACGGTCGCAACCTGCTGATTGCAGTTCAAGGCCGAAACCGGCTGATTCCGGTTCACGGCCGCAACCGACGGGCACCGGTTCGAGACAGTATCTGGCGGATTCCGGACACAAAGGTAACTGGCGGACTCAAGACGGAATCGCCACGCACCCACACGAATCTGGTTTTTCTGAATGGAACATTGTTTTATCCCATTTCAGGACAATATTTAAATACGATACGGAACGACCTCGAGATGAAGATGCCCACCTGCCAGAACTGCGGGTCGTTCGTCACGATGCAATACGCACGAGTGTTTACGCCTCAGGGAGTCGACGAACCGCGAGTCTGTCCCTGCTGTCCCGACAAGGTCCGCGACGGCGCAGAAATCAGAACCGCCCGCTCGAGACGAACTGCTTGACGTATCCAAAACCCAACGCCTGAGACGGTTTCTCTCGGCGACAATCCACGTGACTTATGGGTATTGCGCTCTTGAACAGGTACAATGAGTACCACGGAGACGAAGGTGACCCGGCTGTTCGGCGGCCCGGGAAGCGGGAAGACGACCGCCCTCCTCGACCACGTTGAAGAGATTCTCGAGGAAGACGACGTGACGTTCCGGGACATCCTCGTCGTTTCGTACACGCGAGCGGCCGCACAGGAGGTTCGTGAACGACTCGCCGACCGGCTCGACGAGAGTCCACGAGCCCTGCAGGGTAACGTCTGTACGATGCACGCCAAAGCCTACGATCTGTTGGATCTCTCTCGCGGCGACGTAATCGGCGAATCCGACAAGGAAGAATTCTGCGAGGACTACGGCATCGAGTTCGAAGACGAGTACAGCGGTGCCGGCAGACGGACCGCCCGCTCGACGACGATCGGGAACAAGATTATCGCGACCAGTCAGTGGCTTCAACGGACCCGCCGAGAGGTCGCAGACTGGTACGACGTCCCCTTCCAGTGGGACGTCGAAGAAGTCCGACTTCCCCCGGAGATCGACCCGAACGCCCAGGAAGGAAACAAGTACACGCCGACGTGGCCCTCCGACGACGACCGGATCGACGTTCCGGAGGTCATCCGAGCCTGGCGAAACTACAAGGGCTCCGAAGAGAAGATCGGCTTCGCCGATATGTTAGAGCGGGTCAGACAGCGCTCGCTCGTTCCCAACGTCGACTACCTGGTGATCGACGAGTTTCAGGACATCACCACGCTACAGTACGACGTTTATCAGGAGTGGAAACCCCACGTCGATCAGGTCCTGATCGCCGGCGACGACGACCAGGTCGTCTACTCTTGGCAGGGCGCGGACCCGGCCTTGCTGCTCGAGGAGGAAGTCGACGAGGACATCATCCTCCCGAACTCCTACCGGCTTCCGTCGAACGTTCTCAACGCGGTCAATCAGGAGATTAGACACATCGAGAAGCGCCAGGACAAAGACCTCAAACCGCGCAAGGAAGGCGGGGCCGTCGAAGCCCAGCGCAACGCCTCGATGCTCGACGTCGTCAGACTCGTCCGCCAGACGCTGGTCGAAGGGGAGGGAACGATCATGATCCTGTTCCGTGCCCGGTACCAGATGTTCCAGTTCATCGACGAGTTCATCACCGAGGGCGTCCCGTTCACCTCGCTGACCGACCAGCGGATGTGGACCGATCGGCTCACCCAGTACGTGCGCGCAGTCGAGGCGATCGATAGCGGCGAGGACGTCACCGGACTACAGGCCCGTCGACTCGCCGATATGCTGCAGGATTCTGCGTTCGGAACCAACGAGCGCGACGACCTCTTCGATACGATCGACGAACGCCAGGAGGAAGCCGGCATCGACGACCTCGAGGAACTCATGATTCCGGCCGAGGTCATCGCCGACCACACGCCGTTTATGCCCGGCCCCGAATCCGCCTCGGACATGCTTCGGAAGGTGACGAACTTCCAGAAAAAGAGCGTCAAGGCCTACTTCGCGATCAGCAGCTACCAGAAGATGCCCACCGACCGCGTCCGCGTGGGAACGATCCACTCCGCGAAGGGGCGCGAAGCCGACCACGTCATCGTCGGAACGGACCTCACCGAGAAGGTCGTCGAACAGATGGTCGCGACCATCGAGGATCGATCGACGGCCGACCTCGAGAACGACTCCGAGGGAATCACCGACATCCCCGGCTGCGAGGAGTTTACCAAGACGACCTCCCCGGTCCCAGTCCTCACCGACAACGAACGTCGGGTCTTCTACGTCGGCATGTCCCGCGCTCGAGAACGGCTGGTCTTACTCGAGAACCTCGTCGACGGCGCGCCGACGCTTCCGGTCGACGTGTTGCTCAACAACCGCCTGACCGACACGCCCCTCGAGGAACTCGTCGAACAGGCCCAGGACCCGGACGCCAGCGAAGCCGAACCCGAGGTCGAAGCGGAAGCGCCGTGAGCGAGCGCGACCCGCTGACCGCGCGTGTCGCGTCGGAACTATCGTCGAGAGACGCCGCGGCGTTCGTCCACGCCGGCTCGACTCGCGACCCGGCGGTTCGCTACTGTCTCCAGACGATCGATTCGAGCGATGGCACCCCGACAACCAGTACGTTCGACACGACCCACGCCGTCGCTTTCGACGGCTCGAGGTGGCACCACGTCAGTCGTCGCGGCGTCGCCGCGGACTGGCCACGGCATCCGGCCGACGAACTCGCCGCCCGGCTGGCCGACGATGGCGTCTCCGGAACCGTTCTCACACCGGCGACGATCCCCCACGATGGCGCACTGTACCTCGAGCGGGCCGGATTCTCGCTCGCCTCGAGCGACGTACTGTCTCGCGCCCGTCGCTCGAAAACGGACGACGAGCGCGCCCGGATCGAACGGGCCCAACAGGCTGGCGGAACCGGAAAGAAACGTGCGGCGGCAATGCTTGCCGAGGCGACTACCGGCGACAACGAGACGCTCGTCCTCGGCGGAGAGAAACTGACGAGCGAGCGACTGCGGATTGCGGTCGACGAATCCATCGCGGCGGAAGGAGCGCTTCCCGGCGGGCACACCCGGGTGACAGCGACGGCGAACGACGTACCCACGACGAACAGCGCGCCCGCGACGAGCGACGGCGTACTCCGCGCCGGCGAACCGATCGTCGTCGCCGCGGCTCCGCGGGGTCCCGAGGGGTATCACGGCGGACTGGTCCGGACGTTCGTCGTCGACGGCGACGGCGGAGATTCCCGCCGAGCGCACGTTGCACTGACGCAGGCGTTTCGATCCGTTCGGTCGATGCTAACCGACGCGACGCACTCGATAACGGCCGTCGAAGCCGACCTCGAGGCCGAGATTCGCGCGTACGGGTTCGGCGACGGCGACGACATCGAGACGCGCGTCACGGGCGTCGGACTCGAGCCTCGAGAAGCGCCTGCGGCCGCCGATGCGGACGTTGGACCCGAAACCGTGGTCCGAATCGAAGCGGCGGTCCGCGTCGGCGGCGAACGGTCGGTTCGCCTCGCGGACCTTCTCGCACCTGGCCAGCCCGCACAGTGGCTCGAGGCTCCGTCTCGGTCGCTGGATCCTGCAGCGTACGCGGACACGGAGCGGTGATACTTGCAGCGTACGCTGACGAAAGTGGTACTCGAATCCGGCGTCTGGACCGATCAGAACAGCCCAGAACCGCTCAGAACCGATCCAGCGAAAACATCCCGATGTCGTGTTCGGTTTCTCCCTCAAGCGTAAGGTCTGCGAGCACCTCTCCGATCACGCTCGCGAACTTGAACCCGTGACCTGAAAACCCGGCACCGACGGCGACCTGCGGGTGGGCAGAGAGCGTATCGAGGACGAAATCGTCGTCCGGCGTATTCGTGAACAGACAGGTCTTCAGGCGCATCGTCGGCCCCGCGCCGTCCGGGAAGTACTCTTCGGCAAACTCCCGGAGGAGGCGTTCGTCCGCCTGCGTCGGCTCGCGTTCGAAGGCGTCGGGATCGACGTCGGTCTCCCGGTGATGGTACCGGCCGAACTTGAAGCCGGGAACGCCGTGGACGGGGAAACCGTAAAATCGTCCTTCGGGAACCTGCAGGTTCCAGACGGGATGGGCCTCGGGTTCGAAGTGATCGGGGACCTCGGGTTGGAGCCACGCCAAAACCTGTCGTTCGGGCACGACGATACCCTCGAGTTCGTCGAGGAATTTCGAGGCCCACGCGCCGGCCGTGACGACGAGCTTGTCGGCGTCGTAGGTCGCGTGATCCGTTTCGACGGTGACGCCGCCGTCTCCCGTCTCCCGCCACCCGACGACGCGCTCTCGGGCCCGGATCGTCGCTCCGGCGTCGTGGGCTCGATTGACGTGGGCGACGATACACTGTTCGGGAACGAGAAAGCCGCCGTCGGGCTGATACACCGCCTCGTAGTCCTCCGGAAGCTGATACCCCGGATAGCGATCGGAGAGATCCGCACTCGAGAGCGCTTCGTACTCGAGACCGTGCTCTTCGCACGAACGACGCGAGCCCTCGACGAGGTCGCTCCCGGCCGGTCCGGCGTCGATCGATCCGATCTGGTAGAAGAGTTGCTGATCGTGGCCTGCCTCGAGGTCCGCCCAGAGGTCGTACGCCCGCTGGAGCAAGGGAACGTACGCGGGGTCCTCGTAGTACGCCAGCCGGATGATAC contains the following coding sequences:
- a CDS encoding HVO_0416 family zinc finger protein; this translates as MATSPSGADDVFDQFLADRGHDVTDAGWESTYNKKQCPECGGIHDTAATNCSVCGWTPHR
- a CDS encoding DUF7563 family protein, whose amino-acid sequence is MPTCQNCGSFVTMQYARVFTPQGVDEPRVCPCCPDKVRDGAEIRTARSRRTA
- a CDS encoding UvrD-helicase domain-containing protein — its product is MSTTETKVTRLFGGPGSGKTTALLDHVEEILEEDDVTFRDILVVSYTRAAAQEVRERLADRLDESPRALQGNVCTMHAKAYDLLDLSRGDVIGESDKEEFCEDYGIEFEDEYSGAGRRTARSTTIGNKIIATSQWLQRTRREVADWYDVPFQWDVEEVRLPPEIDPNAQEGNKYTPTWPSDDDRIDVPEVIRAWRNYKGSEEKIGFADMLERVRQRSLVPNVDYLVIDEFQDITTLQYDVYQEWKPHVDQVLIAGDDDQVVYSWQGADPALLLEEEVDEDIILPNSYRLPSNVLNAVNQEIRHIEKRQDKDLKPRKEGGAVEAQRNASMLDVVRLVRQTLVEGEGTIMILFRARYQMFQFIDEFITEGVPFTSLTDQRMWTDRLTQYVRAVEAIDSGEDVTGLQARRLADMLQDSAFGTNERDDLFDTIDERQEEAGIDDLEELMIPAEVIADHTPFMPGPESASDMLRKVTNFQKKSVKAYFAISSYQKMPTDRVRVGTIHSAKGREADHVIVGTDLTEKVVEQMVATIEDRSTADLENDSEGITDIPGCEEFTKTTSPVPVLTDNERRVFYVGMSRARERLVLLENLVDGAPTLPVDVLLNNRLTDTPLEELVEQAQDPDASEAEPEVEAEAP
- a CDS encoding M24 family metallopeptidase is translated as MSERDPLTARVASELSSRDAAAFVHAGSTRDPAVRYCLQTIDSSDGTPTTSTFDTTHAVAFDGSRWHHVSRRGVAADWPRHPADELAARLADDGVSGTVLTPATIPHDGALYLERAGFSLASSDVLSRARRSKTDDERARIERAQQAGGTGKKRAAAMLAEATTGDNETLVLGGEKLTSERLRIAVDESIAAEGALPGGHTRVTATANDVPTTNSAPATSDGVLRAGEPIVVAAAPRGPEGYHGGLVRTFVVDGDGGDSRRAHVALTQAFRSVRSMLTDATHSITAVEADLEAEIRAYGFGDGDDIETRVTGVGLEPREAPAAADADVGPETVVRIEAAVRVGGERSVRLADLLAPGQPAQWLEAPSRSLDPAAYADTER
- the solA gene encoding N-methyl-L-tryptophan oxidase, with the protein product MTDRYDAIVLGVGGMGAATISHLAERGANVLGLERYDVPHGYGSSHGVTRIIRLAYYEDPAYVPLLQRAYDLWADLEAGHDQQLFYQIGSIDAGPAGSDLVEGSRRSCEEHGLEYEALSSADLSDRYPGYQLPEDYEAVYQPDGGFLVPEQCIVAHVNRAHDAGATIRARERVVGWRETGDGGVTVETDHATYDADKLVVTAGAWASKFLDELEGIVVPERQVLAWLQPEVPDHFEPEAHPVWNLQVPEGRFYGFPVHGVPGFKFGRYHHRETDVDPDAFEREPTQADERLLREFAEEYFPDGAGPTMRLKTCLFTNTPDDDFVLDTLSAHPQVAVGAGFSGHGFKFASVIGEVLADLTLEGETEHDIGMFSLDRF